The following are encoded in a window of Palaemon carinicauda isolate YSFRI2023 chromosome 31, ASM3689809v2, whole genome shotgun sequence genomic DNA:
- the LOC137624872 gene encoding uncharacterized protein yields the protein MSGKFLSIPLAAVAISALMAFAVAKPEPEPAASSYYTNGYDDGRYYDRGSYYNRGLYSGLGSRYDNLAGYNLAGSLYDGGYNYRTNGGIYYGADPYNRRSYAGRFARPVYASQRRYENYWPYGSYGRRTDYHDGLGSYGRLRSTYY from the exons ATGAGTGGG AAATTCCTATCAATCCCATTGGCTGCGGTGGCTATTTCAGCCCTTATGGCGTTTGCCGTAGCCAAGCCGGaaccagagcctgcagccagttCCTACTACACCAACGGATACGACGATGGACGTTACTACGACAGAGGAAGTTATTACAACAGAGGATTGTACTCTGGATTGGGATCTCGTTATGACAATCTCGCTGGATACAATCTCGCAGGATCCTTGTACGACGGAGGCTACAACTATCGTACGAACGGAGGTATATACTACGGAGCAGATCCTTACAACCGGAGGTCTTATGCCGGACGATTTGCCCGTCCGGTTTATGCGTCTCAGCGAAGGTACGAGAATTACTGGCCCTATGGGAGTTACGGAAGGCGCACTGATTATCATGACGGTTTAGGTAGCTATGGAAGGCTTAGATCGACTTATTATTGA